From Acidimicrobiales bacterium, one genomic window encodes:
- a CDS encoding amidohydrolase family protein — translation MSSEHHTVISADTHCGADLLGYRPYLDAKYHAEFDLWAEFMQADHERRKELFKDMERTPMEVGVDGDPDEFGYRNFDSAKRLQEQEEDGVIAAVLFPNTQPPFSPPAATSFEAPPYSDNFEHRWAGLRAHNRWLADFVSEAPARRAGIIQIFLGDVEGSVKEIEWAAEQGLRGGILVPGAPPDSPFEPLYSAAYEPIWAAAAAHDMPLNHHAGGATPNFGNHFPASLAMFMLEVQWWTQRALWHLMFSGVFERHPDLPYVITETGTAWVPDTLAKLDSFHHRMKYSKYGSESIFGGQAVAQMSLTPTEYFQRQCYIGASFLRPAEADAVREVGVDRVMWGSDYPHIEGSYPHTHEHLRLTFSQMTREETTTMLTDNAARIYKFDLEALAPLAERYCPTKEYVETPIDYAEIPERAKGCPGMNPLNQVQEVA, via the coding sequence ATGAGCAGCGAACACCACACGGTCATCAGCGCCGACACCCACTGCGGCGCGGATCTTCTCGGGTACCGCCCTTACCTCGACGCCAAGTACCACGCCGAGTTCGACCTCTGGGCCGAGTTCATGCAGGCCGACCACGAACGCCGCAAGGAACTGTTCAAGGACATGGAGCGCACGCCGATGGAGGTCGGCGTCGACGGCGACCCCGACGAGTTCGGCTATCGCAACTTCGATTCGGCCAAGCGCCTGCAGGAACAGGAGGAGGACGGGGTCATCGCCGCCGTGCTCTTCCCGAACACGCAGCCGCCGTTCTCGCCTCCGGCCGCCACCTCGTTCGAGGCACCGCCCTACAGCGACAACTTCGAGCATCGCTGGGCCGGCCTCCGCGCTCACAACCGCTGGCTCGCCGACTTCGTCAGCGAGGCTCCTGCGCGCCGAGCCGGGATCATCCAGATCTTCCTGGGTGACGTCGAGGGTTCGGTCAAGGAGATCGAGTGGGCCGCCGAACAGGGTCTTCGTGGCGGCATTCTCGTGCCGGGGGCACCGCCCGACTCACCGTTCGAGCCGCTGTACTCGGCCGCCTACGAGCCCATCTGGGCGGCTGCCGCGGCCCACGACATGCCGCTCAACCATCATGCCGGCGGCGCCACACCCAACTTCGGCAACCACTTCCCGGCGTCGCTCGCCATGTTCATGCTCGAGGTCCAGTGGTGGACGCAGCGCGCGCTCTGGCACCTCATGTTCTCGGGCGTGTTCGAGCGTCACCCCGATCTTCCCTACGTGATCACCGAGACCGGCACCGCCTGGGTCCCCGACACGCTGGCCAAGCTCGACAGCTTCCATCACCGCATGAAGTACTCGAAGTACGGCTCCGAGTCGATCTTCGGCGGCCAGGCCGTCGCCCAGATGTCGCTGACGCCGACCGAGTACTTCCAGCGCCAGTGCTACATCGGTGCGTCGTTCCTGCGGCCGGCCGAAGCCGACGCCGTGCGCGAGGTCGGCGTCGACCGTGTCATGTGGGGCTCGGACTACCCCCACATCGAGGGCTCCTATCCGCACACCCACGAACATCTCCGGCTGACCTTCTCGCAGATGACGCGTGAGGAAACCACGACGATGCTCACCGACAATGCGGCGAGGATCTACAAGTTCGATCTCGAGGCACTCGCGCCGCTGGCCGAGCGCTACTGCCCGACCAAGGAATACGTCGAGACCCCCATCGACTACGCCGAGATCCCCGAGCGGGCCAAGGGCTGCCCGGGAATGAACCCCCTCAACCAGGTGCAGGAGGTCGCGTGA
- a CDS encoding phosphotransferase: MSAYIPASPSDLTPQWVTDVMRAAGALPTGRVVDLEVTALTGGGTGFTGDTVRVRLSTEGGDDPPSSVIAKFPTSDHQTRGMLEQFDAYAREIRFYRQFAHRMPCRLATFLGAEFDEKGARRTGPVMSKVIDALPDRVQLAITADVTKFMRATKRRYALLIEDLGADSTVYDMTAPPNRDQLADALAALAAVHAAFWGDDSIAGDEIFRPILTTTPGLYQTVGRKRCLALAQERWNEWLTDEHVALIHDALDRFPDDVARLNRPTTMIHGDPRSDNILYGSDGQVVLLDWALVGYANPAFDIGYLLSSSLRTDEIHLRTSLVEDYEAALADHGIEFDSAELRAGVDATYRAMAVQQLMSIAVLNNESYGSDAMYDLWYPRILAGLEAGW; the protein is encoded by the coding sequence GTGTCGGCGTACATTCCCGCTTCCCCCTCCGACCTCACGCCGCAGTGGGTGACCGACGTGATGCGCGCCGCGGGTGCGCTGCCGACCGGTCGTGTGGTCGACCTCGAGGTCACCGCGTTGACCGGGGGCGGCACGGGATTCACGGGCGACACGGTCCGGGTTCGGCTCTCCACCGAGGGCGGCGACGACCCCCCTTCGTCGGTGATCGCCAAGTTCCCGACGTCGGACCATCAGACCCGCGGCATGCTCGAACAGTTCGACGCCTACGCCCGCGAGATCCGCTTCTACCGCCAGTTCGCCCACCGCATGCCGTGCCGGCTGGCGACGTTCCTGGGCGCAGAGTTCGACGAGAAGGGCGCTCGGCGCACGGGTCCGGTCATGTCGAAGGTGATCGACGCCCTACCCGATCGGGTGCAGCTCGCGATCACCGCCGACGTCACGAAGTTCATGCGGGCGACCAAGCGCCGCTACGCCCTCCTGATCGAGGATCTGGGCGCCGACAGCACCGTCTACGACATGACGGCGCCGCCGAACCGTGACCAGCTGGCCGACGCTCTCGCCGCGCTCGCCGCGGTGCACGCCGCGTTCTGGGGCGACGATTCCATCGCCGGCGACGAGATCTTCCGCCCGATCCTCACCACGACTCCCGGCCTCTATCAGACGGTCGGCCGGAAGCGATGTCTCGCCCTCGCCCAAGAGCGGTGGAACGAGTGGCTGACCGACGAACACGTTGCGCTGATCCACGATGCACTCGATCGCTTCCCCGACGACGTCGCCCGCTTGAATCGGCCGACGACGATGATCCACGGCGACCCGCGCTCCGACAACATCCTCTACGGGTCCGACGGCCAGGTCGTCCTGCTCGACTGGGCGCTCGTGGGCTACGCGAACCCCGCGTTCGACATCGGCTACCTGCTCTCGAGCAGCCTGCGCACCGACGAGATCCACCTTCGCACCTCGTTGGTCGAGGACTACGAGGCGGCGCTCGCCGATCACGGCATCGAGTTCGATTCCGCCGAGCTGCGCGCCGGCGTCGACGCGACGTATCGGGCGATGGCCGTGCAGCAGCTGATGAGCATCGCCGTGCTCAACAACGAGAGCTACGGGTCCGACGCGATGTACGACCTCTGGTACCCGCGGATCCTCGCCGGTCTCGAAGCCGGTTGGTGA
- a CDS encoding MFS transporter, whose protein sequence is MSDSEPAAESARSLTASVLEEEASRQAAQAARSKEVLFADELLPGVGSEEMSLKEGFAKGGSFTFFVLLALNSMDELEGAAVSILGPDIGETFGVSDGAITQITVASIVFFVLGAGPMGYLADRYKRGPIVGLASIAFAFFAFLGGLAVNAFMFFWTRFFTGLSKANTITVHSTLLADAYPIAIRGRMYSLNAAIGRVFAAASPVLVGGIAVWAGGVEGWRWAYLLLGLPVAVLAILAFFIPEPERGQWEKKDVLGHSFGTDTEEIPISVGAAFSRIWRIDTVRSMTVGLAAIGFALFPAASIQSFFLEEEFGLDALERGYATAPTGLLIVAFLPFIGSRFDRTFRQAPDKALRIIGALLIPVGILIPIQYSMPNVWSFAVLATLSGTFMGAAFAMIQPSIQGVVPYRLRGMGTAIITFFMVAIGGVGGGLISGFLQDEWGERFAITALAIVAMPIGGYNIIKGSRAIRRDLSLVVEELQEEQAYFDLVSNDTDIPVMQVNHIDFSYGQVQVLFDVSFDVAKGETLALLGTNGAGKSTILKVVAGLETPERGVVRYHGKTCTFASPEVRAQLGIQMLPGGKGVWPSLTICDNLEVGAYQYRSDAADVRRRIDRVLEMFPALSDRLDERAADLSGGQQQMLALARVMLHEPDLLIIDELSLGLAPTVVQDLLVHIDRLRDAGQTMIIVEQSLNVALAVSDRAIFLEKGQVRFEGSARELAERDDLARAVFLGKEGG, encoded by the coding sequence GTGAGCGACAGTGAACCAGCTGCGGAGTCGGCACGGTCGCTGACCGCATCGGTGCTGGAGGAGGAGGCATCGCGTCAAGCCGCGCAGGCAGCGCGGTCCAAAGAGGTGCTGTTCGCCGACGAGCTGCTGCCGGGCGTCGGATCCGAGGAGATGTCGCTCAAGGAGGGATTCGCCAAGGGCGGCTCCTTCACCTTCTTCGTTCTGCTCGCCCTGAACTCCATGGACGAGCTCGAGGGCGCAGCGGTGAGCATCCTCGGCCCCGACATCGGCGAGACGTTCGGCGTGTCCGACGGCGCCATCACCCAGATCACCGTCGCCTCCATCGTGTTCTTCGTCCTCGGTGCCGGACCGATGGGCTATCTCGCCGACCGCTACAAGCGGGGCCCGATCGTCGGCCTCGCCAGCATCGCCTTCGCCTTCTTCGCGTTCCTGGGCGGCCTGGCCGTCAACGCCTTCATGTTCTTCTGGACCCGCTTCTTCACGGGGCTGTCGAAGGCCAACACGATCACCGTCCACTCCACCCTGCTCGCCGACGCGTACCCGATCGCCATACGCGGCCGCATGTACTCGCTCAACGCGGCGATCGGGCGGGTCTTCGCCGCCGCGAGTCCGGTCCTCGTCGGCGGCATCGCCGTCTGGGCCGGCGGTGTCGAGGGCTGGCGCTGGGCCTACCTCCTGCTCGGCCTCCCCGTCGCCGTCTTGGCCATTCTCGCGTTCTTCATCCCCGAACCCGAGCGAGGGCAGTGGGAGAAGAAGGACGTCCTCGGTCACAGCTTCGGCACCGACACCGAGGAGATCCCGATCTCGGTCGGCGCCGCCTTCAGCCGCATCTGGCGCATCGACACCGTCCGCTCGATGACCGTCGGACTCGCCGCGATCGGCTTCGCCCTGTTCCCGGCGGCGTCGATCCAATCGTTCTTCCTGGAAGAGGAGTTCGGGCTCGACGCACTCGAGCGGGGCTACGCCACGGCACCCACCGGACTCCTCATCGTCGCATTCCTCCCGTTCATCGGCAGCCGCTTCGACCGAACGTTCCGTCAGGCACCCGACAAGGCGCTGCGCATCATCGGGGCCCTGCTGATCCCGGTGGGCATCCTCATCCCGATCCAGTACTCGATGCCCAACGTCTGGTCGTTCGCCGTTCTCGCCACGCTCTCGGGCACGTTCATGGGTGCGGCGTTCGCGATGATCCAGCCGTCGATCCAGGGCGTGGTCCCGTACCGCCTGCGAGGCATGGGCACCGCCATCATCACGTTCTTCATGGTCGCCATCGGCGGTGTCGGCGGCGGCCTGATCAGCGGCTTCCTCCAGGACGAGTGGGGCGAGCGCTTCGCCATCACCGCGCTCGCGATCGTGGCGATGCCCATCGGCGGCTACAACATCATCAAGGGCAGCCGGGCGATCCGCCGCGACCTGTCGCTGGTCGTCGAGGAACTCCAGGAGGAGCAGGCGTACTTCGATCTCGTCTCGAACGACACCGACATCCCGGTGATGCAGGTCAACCACATCGACTTCAGCTACGGCCAGGTGCAGGTGTTGTTCGACGTGTCGTTCGACGTCGCCAAGGGCGAGACCCTCGCCCTGCTCGGCACCAATGGTGCGGGCAAGTCCACGATCCTGAAGGTCGTGGCCGGGCTCGAGACACCCGAGCGGGGCGTGGTGCGCTACCACGGCAAGACCTGCACGTTCGCGAGCCCGGAGGTACGGGCCCAGCTCGGCATCCAGATGCTCCCGGGGGGCAAGGGCGTCTGGCCGAGCCTCACCATCTGCGACAACCTCGAGGTCGGCGCCTATCAGTACCGAAGCGATGCCGCCGATGTCCGCCGCCGCATCGACCGGGTCCTCGAGATGTTCCCGGCGCTGTCCGATCGCCTCGACGAACGGGCCGCGGACCTGTCGGGTGGCCAGCAACAGATGCTCGCACTCGCCCGCGTGATGCTGCACGAGCCCGACCTGCTCATCATCGACGAGCTCAGTCTGGGCCTGGCCCCGACCGTCGTACAGGACCTCCTCGTCCACATCGACCGGCTACGCGACGCCGGCCAGACCATGATCATCGTGGAGCAGTCGCTCAATGTCGCGCTCGCCGTGTCGGATCGGGCGATCTTCCTCGAGAAGGGCCAGGTGCGGTTCGAAGGGTCGGCGCGCGAACTCGCCGAGCGTGACGATCTCGCCCGGGCCGTCTTCCTCGGCAAGGAAGGCGGCTGA
- a CDS encoding nitroreductase family protein: MNGHGERPLPPDTVGLLEGLTTTRSIRRYTDDPVPDDVLRDIMFAATRAPSGSNRQPFRFVVLKDGPVATEAKAIVGRGAQAAWAAKRENEGYDQGSGVDPDSPKARMARSMERYVDNIADVPVLVLPCFIRYRPANPTEGASVYPACQNLLLAARALGYGGVLTIWHAFVEAELRTLLELPDDVAIAATITLGRPEGNHGPVRRVPMSELIYEGTWETPAPWAVDPPGTRFTSAGPPR; encoded by the coding sequence ATGAACGGCCACGGGGAGCGACCTCTCCCGCCCGACACCGTGGGCCTGCTCGAGGGCCTGACCACCACACGGTCCATCCGGCGCTACACCGACGATCCGGTTCCCGACGACGTCCTGCGCGACATCATGTTCGCGGCGACGCGTGCCCCGAGCGGCTCCAACCGTCAACCGTTCCGGTTCGTCGTCTTGAAGGACGGTCCCGTGGCAACCGAGGCGAAGGCGATCGTCGGCCGCGGCGCCCAGGCTGCGTGGGCGGCCAAGCGCGAGAACGAGGGGTACGACCAGGGGTCGGGCGTCGACCCTGATTCACCGAAGGCCCGCATGGCCCGCTCGATGGAGCGCTATGTCGACAACATCGCCGACGTTCCCGTCCTCGTGCTCCCGTGCTTCATCCGCTATCGGCCGGCCAACCCCACGGAAGGCGCATCGGTCTACCCCGCGTGCCAGAACCTCCTCCTCGCCGCCCGCGCCCTCGGCTACGGCGGCGTCCTCACCATTTGGCACGCCTTCGTCGAGGCGGAGCTGCGGACGCTGCTCGAGCTGCCCGACGACGTGGCCATCGCGGCGACGATCACCCTGGGCAGGCCCGAAGGGAACCATGGCCCGGTCCGGAGGGTGCCGATGTCCGAGCTGATCTACGAGGGGACCTGGGAAACCCCGGCACCGTGGGCCGTCGACCCGCCGGGCACCCGGTTCACGAGCGCAGGTCCGCCCCGCTAG
- a CDS encoding SDR family NAD(P)-dependent oxidoreductase, giving the protein MSDSGVSPDNIGPLTIDGTVAVVTGGAGGIGKGIVGALLRAGSSVVIADIEADTIAATVEEFSSLGPVSGIRTDITDEASVKALADQVYEQHGKVNLLYNNAGVTSGGGGKPWQQEPNDWRWCFGVNVFGTAICTSEFVPRMLEGGEPGQVINTSSGDGGFAPVPTASVYAASKAAVSCFTEALHHNLVTEDTALRASVFYPSGGLQRTGLFTASRNRPAALQRVGEATGRKSMTFDEMKAMLEKGGREVVEADLDAQGDFVVGETAARRYIITLNLGDTVELLHRRADAIGRLEVPPHHGMPI; this is encoded by the coding sequence GTGAGCGATTCAGGAGTTTCCCCGGACAACATCGGACCACTGACGATCGACGGCACCGTCGCCGTCGTCACCGGCGGTGCCGGGGGCATCGGCAAGGGCATCGTCGGTGCGCTCCTGCGCGCCGGCTCGTCCGTCGTCATCGCCGACATCGAGGCCGACACGATCGCGGCCACCGTCGAGGAGTTCTCCTCGCTCGGTCCCGTGTCGGGCATTCGCACCGACATCACCGACGAAGCATCGGTGAAGGCGCTGGCCGACCAGGTCTACGAGCAGCACGGCAAGGTCAACCTGCTCTACAACAACGCCGGGGTCACGTCCGGCGGCGGCGGCAAGCCGTGGCAACAGGAACCCAACGACTGGCGCTGGTGTTTCGGCGTCAACGTGTTCGGCACCGCGATCTGCACCTCGGAGTTCGTTCCGCGGATGCTGGAGGGCGGTGAGCCGGGTCAGGTGATCAACACGTCGTCGGGCGACGGCGGTTTCGCCCCGGTGCCCACCGCGTCGGTCTACGCGGCATCGAAGGCGGCGGTCAGCTGCTTCACCGAGGCCCTGCACCACAACCTCGTCACGGAGGACACCGCACTGCGGGCTTCGGTCTTCTACCCCTCCGGTGGGTTGCAGCGCACCGGCCTGTTCACCGCCAGCCGCAACCGCCCGGCAGCGCTGCAACGGGTGGGCGAGGCGACCGGCCGCAAGAGCATGACGTTCGACGAGATGAAGGCGATGCTCGAAAAGGGCGGACGCGAAGTCGTCGAAGCCGACCTCGATGCCCAGGGCGACTTCGTCGTCGGCGAGACCGCCGCCCGTCGCTACATCATCACCCTGAACCTCGGCGACACGGTCGAGCTGCTCCACCGCCGCGCCGATGCGATCGGCCGGCTCGAGGTTCCGCCCCACCACGGCATGCCCATCTGA
- a CDS encoding SDR family NAD(P)-dependent oxidoreductase has translation MAFETTTTEVIDGIDLAGRIAIVTGATTGLGRETARVLASAGAHVIVCGRTAEKCRAAIDEIRLAHPDASLEYEPFDLGDLSSVRTAADAIVARHPKISILVNNAGVMFTPEGRTVDGFETQFGTNHLGHFVFTNHVMPALLAGAPSRIVNLSSAGHGFSDVLWDDPNFESRPYDKFDAYGQSKTANILFTVGLEARYAAAGVRSNAVHPGMIMTDLARHMGAGDMEELGARASRRASSGAGGGLPSFKTVEQGAATSVFAAVDPSLEGIGGRYLDDVEFAEPEAWATDPEAAERLWAMSESLVGETF, from the coding sequence ATGGCATTCGAGACAACCACGACCGAGGTGATCGACGGGATCGATCTCGCGGGCCGGATCGCGATCGTGACGGGGGCGACCACCGGGCTCGGTCGGGAGACCGCACGGGTCCTCGCGTCGGCCGGCGCCCACGTGATCGTGTGCGGTCGCACGGCCGAGAAGTGCCGGGCCGCGATCGACGAGATCCGCTTGGCCCACCCTGACGCCTCGCTCGAGTACGAGCCGTTCGACCTCGGCGACCTCTCGTCGGTGCGCACCGCGGCCGACGCGATCGTCGCCCGACATCCGAAGATCTCGATCCTCGTCAACAACGCGGGGGTCATGTTCACGCCGGAGGGACGGACGGTCGACGGATTCGAGACCCAGTTCGGGACCAACCACCTCGGGCACTTCGTGTTCACCAACCACGTCATGCCCGCGTTGCTGGCGGGCGCGCCGAGCCGGATCGTCAACCTGTCGAGCGCCGGCCATGGATTCAGCGATGTCCTGTGGGACGACCCGAACTTCGAGTCGCGTCCCTACGACAAGTTCGACGCCTACGGGCAGTCGAAGACGGCCAACATCTTGTTCACCGTCGGACTCGAGGCCCGCTACGCCGCTGCCGGTGTGCGTTCCAACGCCGTGCACCCCGGGATGATCATGACCGATCTCGCCCGCCACATGGGCGCCGGCGACATGGAGGAGCTCGGCGCCCGGGCCTCGCGACGCGCATCGTCGGGCGCCGGGGGCGGCCTGCCCTCGTTCAAGACGGTCGAGCAGGGTGCAGCGACGTCGGTGTTCGCCGCCGTCGATCCGAGCCTCGAGGGGATCGGTGGTCGGTACCTCGACGATGTCGAGTTCGCGGAGCCGGAAGCGTGGGCGACCGACCCCGAGGCGGCCGAGCGCCTGTGGGCGATGTCGGAATCGCTGGTCGGCGAGACGTTCTAG
- a CDS encoding nuclear transport factor 2 family protein, whose amino-acid sequence MPTPEDLTATALAETVAYTQLRRLQNRYADIVTRRAWPEFHEIMRADCVITVNLVDDEIHFHGPQEIGDFISGQLVQFDFFEFVILNTVMEIDAPAGTATARMYIQEARQTIHDGRRSDTFGVYHDRFERDDDGAWWFARRRYQSYARTNGGDRAQGAADLTVFELPEIALDELD is encoded by the coding sequence GTGCCGACTCCCGAAGACCTCACCGCAACCGCGCTCGCCGAAACGGTCGCCTACACGCAGCTGCGGCGGCTGCAGAACCGCTATGCCGACATCGTCACGCGGCGGGCCTGGCCCGAGTTCCACGAGATCATGCGGGCCGATTGTGTGATCACGGTGAACCTCGTCGACGACGAGATCCACTTCCACGGACCGCAGGAGATCGGCGACTTCATCAGCGGCCAGCTCGTGCAGTTCGACTTCTTCGAATTCGTGATCCTCAACACCGTCATGGAGATCGACGCACCCGCCGGCACGGCCACTGCCCGGATGTACATACAGGAGGCCCGCCAGACCATCCACGACGGGAGACGGTCCGACACGTTCGGCGTCTACCACGATCGCTTCGAACGAGACGACGACGGCGCCTGGTGGTTCGCCCGACGGCGGTACCAGTCCTACGCCAGGACGAACGGCGGCGACCGCGCCCAAGGTGCGGCCGACCTCACCGTGTTCGAACTCCCCGAGATCGCACTCGACGAACTCGACTGA